A window from Pseudomonas sp. MRSN 12121 encodes these proteins:
- the ureA gene encoding urease subunit gamma, with protein MDLTPREKDKLLIFTAGLVAERRLARGVKLNYPEAIAYISAALLEGARDGQTVAELMHYGTTLLTREQVMEGIPEMIPDIQVEATFPDGTKLVTVHQPIA; from the coding sequence ATGGACCTGACCCCACGCGAAAAAGACAAGCTGCTGATCTTCACCGCCGGCCTGGTGGCCGAGCGCCGCCTGGCCCGTGGCGTGAAGCTCAACTACCCGGAAGCCATCGCCTATATTTCCGCGGCGCTGCTCGAAGGCGCCCGCGACGGCCAGACCGTGGCCGAGCTGATGCACTACGGCACCACCCTGCTCACCCGCGAGCAAGTGATGGAGGGCATCCCGGAGATGATCCCGGATATCCAGGTGGAAGCGACCTTCCCGGACGGCACCAAGCTGGTCACCGTCCATCAACCGATCGCCTGA
- a CDS encoding urease accessory protein UreD, translating into MNLPASTALFTPSWHAELELGYARYGDSTRPVLRRHQGPLRVQKHLYAEGPEVCQHIIVHPPGGIAGGDRLQIRASVDRDAWAQLTSPGAAKWYRATGPAYQTLELTIATGATLEWLPQETIVFSAAQAELSTRIELQGDARLFYWDVVALGRPASDERFEQGHFHSRLDIRRDGQLLWHERQRLVGGDGLLDSPIGLDGQPVFATLLASGEIDAELLERCRSLGHAVRGDLTQLPGLLVARCLASETLLARAWLIDLWRLLRPALLGREALPPRIWNT; encoded by the coding sequence ATGAACCTGCCCGCTTCCACCGCCCTGTTCACGCCCAGCTGGCACGCCGAGCTGGAACTCGGCTATGCCCGCTACGGCGACAGCACGCGCCCGGTCCTGCGCCGGCACCAGGGCCCGCTGCGGGTGCAGAAGCACCTGTACGCCGAAGGCCCCGAGGTCTGCCAGCACATCATTGTCCATCCGCCCGGCGGTATCGCCGGCGGCGACCGCCTGCAGATCCGCGCCAGCGTCGACCGCGATGCCTGGGCGCAACTGACCAGCCCCGGCGCGGCCAAGTGGTATCGCGCCACCGGGCCCGCCTATCAGACCCTGGAATTGACTATCGCCACCGGTGCCACACTGGAATGGCTGCCCCAGGAAACCATTGTGTTCAGCGCCGCCCAGGCCGAGCTGAGCACCCGCATCGAGCTGCAAGGCGACGCCCGGCTGTTCTACTGGGACGTGGTGGCGCTGGGCCGGCCCGCCAGCGACGAGCGGTTCGAGCAGGGGCATTTCCATTCGCGCCTGGACATCCGCCGCGACGGCCAGTTGCTCTGGCACGAACGCCAGCGTCTTGTCGGCGGCGACGGCCTGCTCGACTCGCCGATCGGCCTGGACGGCCAGCCGGTGTTCGCCACCTTGCTGGCCAGCGGCGAAATCGACGCCGAGCTGCTGGAACGCTGCCGCTCGCTGGGCCACGCCGTGCGCGGCGACCTGACGCAACTGCCGGGCCTGCTGGTGGCCCGTTGCCTGGCCAGCGAAACGCTGCTGGCCCGGGCCTGGCTGATCGACCTGTGGCGCCTGCTGCGCCCCGCCCTGCTGGGGCGCGAGGCACTGCCACCGAGGATCTGGAACACATGA
- the urtE gene encoding urea ABC transporter ATP-binding subunit UrtE, with protein MLQVDKLHQYYGGSHILRGLSFEAKVGEVTCLLGRNGVGKTTLLKCLMGLLPAREGAVTWEGQAITGYKPHQRVHAGIAYVPQGREIFARLTVEENLLMGLSRFPAKEAREVPAFIYELFPVLLQMKQRRGGDLSGGQQQQLAIGRALASRPRLLILDEPTEGIQPSVIKEIGAVIKQLAARGDMAILLVEQFYDFAAELADRYLVMSRGEIVQQGQGQHMEAEGVRGLVAI; from the coding sequence ATGCTGCAAGTCGACAAGCTGCACCAGTACTACGGCGGTAGCCACATCCTGCGGGGCCTGAGCTTCGAGGCGAAGGTCGGCGAAGTCACCTGCCTGCTCGGGCGCAACGGGGTGGGCAAGACCACCCTGCTCAAATGCCTGATGGGCCTGCTGCCCGCCAGGGAAGGCGCGGTGACCTGGGAAGGCCAGGCCATCACCGGCTACAAACCGCACCAGCGGGTGCACGCCGGCATCGCCTACGTGCCCCAGGGCCGGGAGATCTTCGCCCGCCTGACCGTGGAGGAGAACCTGCTGATGGGGCTTTCGCGGTTTCCCGCCAAAGAAGCCAGGGAGGTCCCGGCCTTCATCTACGAGCTGTTCCCGGTGCTGCTGCAAATGAAACAGCGGCGCGGCGGCGACCTGTCCGGCGGCCAGCAGCAACAGCTGGCCATCGGCCGGGCCCTGGCCAGCCGGCCGCGGCTGCTGATCCTCGACGAACCCACCGAGGGCATCCAGCCGTCGGTGATCAAGGAAATCGGCGCGGTGATCAAGCAACTCGCGGCGCGCGGCGACATGGCCATCCTGCTGGTGGAACAGTTCTACGATTTTGCCGCCGAACTGGCCGACCGCTACCTGGTGATGTCCCGTGGCGAAATCGTCCAGCAGGGCCAGGGCCAGCACATGGAAGCAGAAGGTGTACGCGGCCTGGTAGCCATCTAG
- the urtD gene encoding urea ABC transporter ATP-binding protein UrtD — protein sequence MRITPTADFMLEPILDSNKDAGSGRDAIGLGQAAGQGLNTRHGTILTLEDISVSFDGFKALNDLNLYIGVGELRCIIGPNGAGKTTLMDVITGKTRPTQGKAWFGETLDLTQMSEVRIAQAGIGRKFQKPTVFEALSVFENLELAQNTDKSVWASLRAKLSGEQKDRIDEVLETIRLTSSAQRPAGLLSHGQKQFLEIGMLLMQDPQLLLLDEPVAGMTDAETEFTAELFKSLAGKHSLMVVEHDMGFVGAIADHVTVLHQGSVLAEGSLEQVQENPRVIEVYLGR from the coding sequence ATGAGAATCACACCGACGGCGGACTTCATGCTCGAACCCATCCTCGACAGCAATAAAGATGCCGGCAGCGGCCGCGACGCCATCGGCCTCGGCCAGGCGGCGGGCCAGGGCCTGAACACCCGCCACGGCACCATCCTGACCCTGGAAGACATCAGCGTCAGCTTCGACGGTTTCAAGGCGCTCAACGACCTGAACCTCTACATCGGCGTCGGTGAGCTGCGCTGCATCATCGGCCCCAACGGCGCGGGCAAGACCACCCTGATGGACGTGATCACCGGCAAGACCCGCCCCACCCAGGGCAAGGCCTGGTTCGGCGAGACCCTGGACCTGACGCAGATGAGCGAGGTGCGCATCGCCCAGGCCGGGATCGGCCGCAAGTTCCAGAAGCCCACGGTGTTCGAGGCCCTGAGCGTGTTCGAGAACCTGGAGCTGGCGCAGAACACCGACAAGTCGGTGTGGGCCAGCCTGCGGGCGAAACTTTCCGGGGAGCAGAAAGACCGGATCGACGAAGTGCTGGAGACCATTCGCCTGACGTCCTCGGCGCAACGCCCGGCCGGCCTGCTGTCCCACGGCCAGAAACAGTTCCTGGAGATCGGCATGCTGCTGATGCAGGACCCGCAACTGCTGCTACTCGACGAACCGGTGGCGGGCATGACCGACGCCGAGACCGAGTTCACCGCCGAGCTGTTCAAAAGCCTGGCCGGCAAGCATTCGCTGATGGTGGTGGAACACGACATGGGCTTCGTCGGCGCGATCGCCGACCACGTGACCGTGCTGCACCAGGGCAGCGTGCTGGCCGAAGGGTCGCTGGAACAGGTGCAGGAAAACCCACGGGTGATCGAGGTCTACCTCGGCCGCTGA
- the urtC gene encoding urea ABC transporter permease subunit UrtC has translation MNQPLLVTATQKAGPKLTMALGAAVLALLIALPLLSLLPADSALHISAYTLTLVGKILCYAIVALALDLVWGYAGLLSLGHGLFFALGGYAMGMYLMRQAAGDALPAFMTFLSWSELPWYWAGTDSFLWALCLVVLAPGVLALVFGFFAFRSRIKGVYFSIMTQALTFAGMLLFFRNETGFGGNNGFTNFRSILGFGITEPGTRAVLFLATVLLLVASLYIGWRLARSKFGRVLTALRDAENRLMFCGYDPRGFKLFVWVLSAVLCGLAGALYVPQVGIINPSEMSPTNSIEAAVWVALGGRGTLVGPLLGAGLVNGMKSWFTVAFPEYWLFFLGALFIGVTLYLPKGVIGLLKKRGES, from the coding sequence ATGAACCAGCCCCTCTTAGTCACAGCCACCCAAAAGGCTGGCCCGAAACTCACGATGGCCCTCGGCGCCGCGGTGCTTGCGCTGTTGATTGCCCTGCCGCTGCTGTCGCTGCTGCCGGCGGACAGCGCGCTGCACATCTCGGCCTACACCCTGACCCTGGTGGGCAAGATCCTCTGCTACGCCATAGTCGCCCTGGCCCTGGACCTGGTCTGGGGCTACGCCGGGCTGCTGTCCCTGGGCCACGGGCTGTTCTTCGCCCTCGGCGGCTACGCCATGGGCATGTACCTGATGCGCCAGGCGGCGGGCGACGCCCTGCCGGCGTTCATGACCTTCCTGTCGTGGAGCGAACTGCCCTGGTACTGGGCCGGCACCGACAGTTTCCTCTGGGCGCTGTGCCTGGTGGTGCTGGCGCCGGGAGTGCTGGCGCTGGTGTTCGGCTTCTTCGCCTTTCGTTCGCGGATCAAGGGCGTGTATTTCTCGATCATGACCCAGGCCCTGACCTTCGCCGGCATGCTGCTGTTCTTTCGCAACGAGACCGGCTTTGGCGGCAACAACGGCTTCACCAACTTCCGCAGCATCCTCGGCTTCGGCATCACCGAGCCGGGCACCCGCGCGGTGCTGTTCCTGGCCACCGTGCTGTTGCTGGTGGCCAGCCTGTACATCGGCTGGCGCCTGGCCCGGAGCAAGTTCGGCCGGGTGCTGACCGCCCTGCGCGACGCCGAGAACCGCCTGATGTTCTGCGGCTACGACCCGCGCGGCTTCAAGCTGTTCGTCTGGGTGCTGAGCGCGGTGCTGTGCGGCCTCGCCGGCGCCTTGTACGTGCCGCAGGTGGGCATCATCAACCCCAGCGAGATGTCGCCGACCAACTCCATCGAGGCCGCCGTGTGGGTCGCCCTGGGCGGTCGCGGCACGCTGGTTGGGCCGCTGCTCGGCGCCGGGCTGGTCAACGGCATGAAGAGCTGGTTCACCGTGGCCTTCCCGGAATACTGGCTGTTCTTCCTCGGCGCGCTGTTCATCGGCGTGACCCTGTACCTGCCCAAGGGCGTGATCGGCTTGCTGAAGAAAAGGGGCGAATCATGA